A portion of the Anoplopoma fimbria isolate UVic2021 breed Golden Eagle Sablefish chromosome 15, Afim_UVic_2022, whole genome shotgun sequence genome contains these proteins:
- the LOC129103533 gene encoding 5'-3' exonuclease PLD4, whose amino-acid sequence MPCTYSRLHDRYVSSKGKSTSCVTLVVVLGCLTVIGILLAIAVLKRPPAPKDHETFPQEAGWSNFSTDQCSMALVESIPQQMKYKGNVTLGIPLENVWKDLISMATEQVEVASFYWTLTGEDINVNSSSDIPGRDILKDLEELPSRNVSVRLVTSVPSVPTNSTDLKILKQKGVQVRKVNFGRLTRGVLHSKFWIVDRKHVFIGSANMDWRALTQVKELGVVVYNCSSLAKDLHKIFQSYWVMGQSHSSLPQPWPSKYDTAINKHHPLLVRSDNVSSRLYLTGSPPSFCPPSRTQDLEAILSIISEAQHYVDVAVMEYFPTTRFERPQRYWPFIDEAIRTAAFERKVKMRMLISCGRDSDPAMLPFLKSLASMDSPHQDISIQIKLYIVPVGNQTDIPYTRVNHNKYMVTDKVAYIGTSNWSGDYFLTTAGVGLVISQHAPRPVWKTKAIQGQLRAVFDRDWNSEFAVHLADLGHHPDCALSR is encoded by the exons ATGCCCTGTACGTATAGCAGGCTTCATGACCGTTATGTTTCAAGCAAAGGG AAGTCGACCAGCTGTGTGACATTAGTCGTGGTTTTGGGCTGTCTGACAGTCATCGGGATCCTGCTTGCCATCGCTGTGCTGAAAAGACCACCTGCCCCGAAAGATCATGAGACGTTTCCTCAGGAAGCTGGTTGGAGCAATTTCTCTACGGACCAGTGCAG CATGGCTCTGGTGGAGAGCATCCCtcaacaaatgaaatacaaaggCAATGTAACGCTTGGGATCCCTCTGGAAAATGTCTGGAAAGATCTGATCTCCATGGCAACGGAACAAGTGGAAGTGGCCTCTTTCTACTGGACCTTAACTGGGGAAGACATTAACGTTAATTCATCCTCTGACATACCT GGAAGGGACATCCTGAAAGACCTTGAAGAGTTGCCCTCCAGGAATGTGTCCGTCCGATTGGTGACCAGTGTACCCAGCGTTCCAACAAACTCCACAGATTTAAAGATCTTAAAACAGAAAG GTGTTCAGGTGAGGAAGGTAAACTTCGGGCGCTTGACAAGGGGCGTCCTCCACAGCAAGTTCTGGATAGTTGACAGAAAACATGTGTTTATTGGAAGCGCCAACATGGACTGGAGGGCTCTCACACAG GTGAAGGAACTGGGAGTAGTTGTCTACAACTGTTCCAGTCTAGCAAAGGACCTACATAAGATTTTCCAGTCCTACTGGGTAATGGGACAATCCCACAGCTCCCTTCCACAGCCCTGGCCTTCAAAGTATGACACTGCCATCAACAAACATCACCCCCTGCTGGTGAGAAGTGACAATGTCTCCAGCAGGCTGTACCTCACA GGTTCTCCACCATCGTTCTGTCCTCCATCGAGGACTCAGGACCTGGAGGCTATTCTCTCCATCATCTCAGAGGCCCAACACTATGTGGATGTAGCCGTCATGGAGTACTTCCCCACCACACGCTTTGAAAGGCCTCAGAG ATACTGGCCTTTCATTGATGAAGCCATCAGGACGGCCGCATTCGAGAGAAAAGTTAAGATGCGGATGCTGATCAGCTGCGGGCGGGACTCTGATCCAGCCATGTTGCCCTTCCTTAAGTCTCTAGCCTCAATGGACAGCCCTCACCAGGATATCAGCATCCAAATA AAACTGTACATTGTTCCTGTGGGTAACCAGACTGATATTCCATATACCAGAGTCAACCACAATAAATACATGGTGACTGATAAAGTGGCCTACATTG GTACCTCCAATTGGTCAGGGGACTACTTTCTGACCACAGCTGGAGTGGGTCTGGTgatttcccagcatgctcctCGCCCTGTATGGAAGACCAAGGCCATACAGGGTCAGCTCAGGGCAGTCTTTGACAGAGACTGGAACTCTGAGTTTGCTGTGCACCTTGCTGACCTGGGGCACCACCCAGATTGTGCATTATCGAGATGA